A single Neoarius graeffei isolate fNeoGra1 chromosome 23, fNeoGra1.pri, whole genome shotgun sequence DNA region contains:
- the basp1 gene encoding brain acid soluble protein 1 homolog: MGGKLSKKKKGYNVNDEKTKEKDAKTEGASAEENDASKDNKEEAPTATETTETANDTAAATKEATPVADSSATVPKEEEKTVAPAAKEEKSAATTTSTSNAKSADSAKVEPAKSPDAPPTKAEEKPASAPAPANEKEPAKDTTQALKEPAPAKDPASAMESKADAEAKKTEAPPAKGPASAQPVTTETSPAPSKEQTVAVQD, translated from the coding sequence ATGGGAGGAAAACTGAGCAAGAAGAAGAAGGGATACAATGTGAATGATGAGAAGACAAAAGAAAAGGATGCCAAAACAGAGGGGGCATCAGCAGAGGAGAATGATGCTTCTAAAGACAACAAGGAGGAAGCACCAACTGCCACGGAAACCACCGAGACAGCCAATGACACGGCAGCAGCCACCAAAGAAGCAACGCCTGTTGCGGATAGCAGTGCAACCGtgccaaaagaagaagagaagaccGTTGCCCCAGCAGCCAAGGAAGAGAAATCAGCAGCTACCACCACCTCAACATCTAATGCCAAGAGCGCCGACTCCGCCAAAGTGGAACCTGCCAAGAGTCCTGATGCTCCACCTACCAAGGCAGAAGAAAAACCTGCCTCTGCTCCAGCACCGGCCAATGAGAAAGAACCAGCGAAAGATACCACCCAAGCTCTCAAAGAGCCTGCCCCAGCTAAGGATCCTGCCTCTGCAATGGAGAGCAAGGCAGATGCTGAGGCTAAAAAGACTGAAGCTCCACCTGCCAAAGGGCCTGCTTCTGCACAGCCTGTAACCACGGAGACCAGCCCTGCCCCCAGTAAGGAGCAGACAGTTGCTGTGCAAGATTAA